One Drosophila subpulchrella strain 33 F10 #4 breed RU33 chromosome 2R, RU_Dsub_v1.1 Primary Assembly, whole genome shotgun sequence genomic window, taattaattgtttgatataaatttcaataccaATTTGTTGACCTTTTATTTCCGTAATAAACACCAATTGTCCTTAATTATGAGCGCAGCCTCGATGCAGTTGGAAGTTCAGGCATCACGAAATCCCTGAAATCTCTGGCACATTGCTCAGCCGACAACTGCCGCTCCCCTCAAACAACCAGAGACAACAACAATCACGGAAAATTGTGTGTTGCATACCCCTCAGGCGTGGCACGTACTCCTGCCAACTGTCAACGCGTCATTCAGCGCGCTAATTAAGTGAAAAACTATGTTACACACAGACAACCAACGCGCACAAACACACATCTTTTTGACccaaaaagcaaacaaaaacatGAGTAAAAAAACAAGAAGGAAAGTTTTCCTAGAGTTCTCGACTAGAAGGTACCTGGCACACAATAAATCTAGTCATACATTAACTGGATTTAATTGAAATAGCCACTTCTTAAAAGAAATCCAATCAGTTATGCAAGAATCAAACAGgccttttgttttattttaaatataattataaaatggcTAGAGAAATTATTAACACAAATATTACTTTGAAAATCTTTTTTTGAAAGGTTacaaataattatttctaaaaaacGTTTGTATCAATCAGTTATTAAAGAATCAAACAAAAGTCGTGAGGCCTTTTACCTTACTTTAACGACTTTAAATAGGATAATATAACGCAAGTGAATTTATTAACACAAATATTCCTTTAAGAATCTATTTTCAATGGATAAAATCAATTATTTCTAATGACGTTATGAATACCTGAAAATCCAGTGATCGATTTTTCATCAttccaatttttattttaaaaaattccatTTCTTCCCCAAGCAAAAGGTTTCCGTATGGGTATCTAAAACATAAACTAAAACCAATATACCCCTTAGAGTACTGGGTATAAAATGCGCGCAAAGTTGTTGACAAATAGAGGGGAGCAGAGGTGGGGAAGGCGGGGGGTAAAGCTGAACTGGATCTGAGTCCTGAATCCGAAACTTTCTGCTTTCCGTGTGCGCCCACATAATTCGCAACAGCGACAGATGCAAATTTCCCTTCGAGCCCAAAAGGCGCTTAACCCGTTTTCCTGTTGATGGAAAAACAAGCGGAGATTCAGGGCAGAGGTCGGGTCGCTCGAAATCAGAGCAAATAGCTAGGAACAAGGACTTTAAAGCTCAAGTAATAGAGCTGCGTTAAAGCCCCGATAGAATTAAAGGGCCAGCGCCGAAAAAGGAAACCAAGTTGGAAACTAAAGCGTTGGCACGTCCTGCCAGCCAAGAGtcaattaaaatttctatTTGATTTGGCAAATGTCAGTGGCAGGCAGCCGTCTGCTGGCAGACCATTCGGGGGAGACAGGACCTGAAACAGAGACAGGATCACAGGACCACTCGCCCACACAACCGTCCAGCCGGAGGAGTACTTGCCCCATCCCATTGTGCTGACCAACTGCCAGCAGCAGTCCAGACAGATAAGAGCAACTCGAAATTGGCTACAGGTAGACAGAGTAAACACAGGATAACGTCTCTCAATGTTCTCGAAAGGAATTTCGCTGGGGAGAGAAGCGATGTAATGAAAATTAtctttaattaataaaactccTATAGTCTGACATTTTATGGAAGAAAGTACGTAACTTAAGTTTTAGTACATTTATTTAGTTTATACTCGTTGAGTAAAAAGGTATATTGTattcgtcagaaagtatgtaacaggtaggaAGGAaagtataaagtatataataatataaagttATACCCATTTTCGTCCGTCCGTCCATTTTCCTGTATGTACGCGGAGTTCTCTAAATTGTATGTATAAAacctagaaagttgggattaAGCGTACAAGTTCTGGTGTTCTAAGGCAGCCCAATTTAGTTTCAGCATAGTGCCACGAGTGCAAAAGTCTGTCTGGCGCCCAcagatataaatattttattttagtgtACATTTTAGTTGGTTTTATTAACCCATACCTTTCCACATGCCAATAAACATATCAATCGCAATAATATACTCAAAGATCTGAATAACTAAGTTTATAGGTTACAAGGACCTTGCATAGTCGGAGGTACCCGTACCATCCTCTAGGTGGCtctaaaattgtattttataagtgTTCAACAGACTAAGCCTTGTTTCTTGCTTTAAGGTTGGTTAGTTAAGTAAGAGTATCTCCtagttttgtttaaattaacagATTGCATCTTTAACAAACTAGTTTGCTATCCAACTAAATAatcttttttataaaacatcatgtttaaaaagaaatttagAGATATTAAAACGTATTTATTAAACTTCGGAGTTCTTTAATATGTGTCTTATGTAAATGAAATGATAAATTTAGTGACATTCCATTCACCTTATCGTCTTCATTTTTTTTGAAGTATTTTAATAAGGTGCGCAATATTTAATTTCGTAAAAACCTTTATACACCAAATCCAACTGAAATCAGAAGAATTTTCTGTGGAACATCCTTATACAAACGATTGGCATGACGACGTTGTCAGGTAAACGAACCCAACCAGGGCAAAAGATAAGCTGAAGGGAAAACAAACTGAAATTGAGTGCATCCCAGCCAGAGTTGGCGGAGAAGTTGGCTCCCAAGCTGCACCGCCAATcctttattttgatttttatgtggAGCAAGCACTAAAGCTCAATATGAACTAAATCAAAAAGAGgcgtaaaactaatttcgaaCAGTGCAAAAGCGGCTAAACGAAATTGCAGCGCTCTATAATTTATGGGGTCATAGAAGAAAAGCggcataaatacataaaaaagCACTATAACAAAAGCGGAATAGCTGGCGAAATTTATGACTTGCGGTTGCTACCTGGCACACACACCTGTGTGTATGAATTCGCGATAAAAACTTTCTCTGCTGCAGTACGTGAGTATTTGGTtcgaaaagtatgctacaataAAGTTTATTCCATCGGATATGTACAGCGATATTTGCAGATCGTTGCTGCTAAGCCCTTGTTTTACGTTGAGCTGAAAACATTACTCCTGGggaattaaatataaattaattcgGTGCTAGTTTTCTGCTgagttttaatttattattcgCTGAATTTATTCCAATAAAAAACTTCCAACCTGCAGTAACCTACATAAAATGCAAAAAGGCAACTAAGGAAATATATTCAATGTATTCAGCGGACACTAGGTAATTAAATTGGTTATGCTAAAGCGTGGCTAATTTAAATAGCATGGCCCAATAATAATTGCTTCTGGCCAGCCTCGGccatttgaaaaaaatttagCATGGAAATATGATCAGTTTCCTATTAACATACGTTTTAATCAAGAGTACTTTTGCACTAGATCCTCTGGAACTTGATACTACGAAAATAGATTGCTCTGTCAATGGAACCCTGGAAAAGTGTCCCAGTCCCTGCCCGGAAACTTGTGAATTTCTAAGCGGTTCCTGTTTCAATAAATGTGGGGGCCCTTGCGTCTGCAAAGAGGGCTACATAATCGATCCTGATCGCAGGATTTGCGTCCTCAAATCGGACTGCCCAGCTAATATGAAGCAGACTACGCTGCGCAGGCATTATCCTGTGAATATTGAATTCTTTGGCTCCTACATACTGTTTAATCTAACGGATTACAAGAGTATTGAAGTGAATATACCCGCaagctaaaaataaatgaatatttaAAGATTAAAAACAATGTTTTTAAGATACTTTTATCGTAGGATTATTAAAATTGGAATAGgcttgttttaaattaaaaactgttttaaaaaaacacatAAGACGCGATATATTCGCTAACTCGGCAAGTCTTTAGGTTTTAAATATTAGGAAACGGctcctttttatttttgaacgACACTCATCTGGAAATTCGATGGGAAAAAAGAGGCAGGCAAAGTATgtggtttttgtttatttattgtaaGTTTGGCTGCTGTTTAAACGAGTTGTAAAGCTGCATTCAGAGGTGGGGGTACTTAACGCTTTAGGCCACCTTGGTGGCTGGCGCTGCAGTCGTCTTGATGGCGGCTGCTTTGTTTTTCTGGCCCTGGCGTTTGTTCTTGTTGCCCGTTCGCCGCTTGTTGCCGCTGCGCTTTGATGGAGTGCGTTTGCGTTGGCCACGACGACCGCGCCTTCCCTTGGCCCCGCACCGGCGATTGCCCCCCCTGCGGTTCTTGCGGCCACGCCCCTTCCGTCCGTTCCGCCTTCCGCCGCGCCTGCGATTAACTGGCTCAGCCCGGGACAGCTCACTTTTCTGTTCGAGTTCCTGCTGGGGCTCCACGAGATCCTGGACTTCATCGGTGggctcctcctcctgctcctgctcctccacCGCTTGCTGGTGCTTCAATCCAGTCTTTGTCTTGGGGTATGCGGTGTTAGAGGTTAGCTTTTTGTTATCCAGATTTTGTATCACCTCGTCCTCATCGCCTTCCTCCGCCTCGTCCCTGGCATCGTTGCCTTCCTCCTCGTCCTCATCCTCGTCGGCGTCGTTGGCCAGATCCTCTTCGTGCTCCTTAATGTCATCGCCATCCTCTTCGTCCTGCTGGACGGCATAATACCTGGCATTCAGGCGCTGGAGGAGACTCAGCTGCTCCGGACTAGGTCTGGCCTGGATGGTGGTCCTCCTGGGCTTGGCCGAGGTGCCAGTTCCAATGCTGAGCAGTGCCACCAGGGCAACGAGCAAGAGCCACTTCAATGACATGACTGTTGGATACATTATGTTGCTGCACTAACCCCAAACCATGGCTTTTATGGGGTCTCAAGGTTCAGCTTTTGGCGGCTGAGTAAACGAGGCGACCTTTTTGTTTGACTTTGGAAAGTGGGTCTTGGGGAGTGGAATATGTTGTTATCAGGAAGCTCGAAGCATTTCCGACACCATCTTTTTTCAGCGCTAAGcaaatttaaattagttttttattgtttacgAAATGTTGGAAACAGCTTTGACCGGCCTAATGATGCAGTGTTCCTGAGTCACGTACTTCGGCATTTGGCTCCCAACAATGTGGCTCCGTTGTTAATGTTTAATTGTAGGCACGTACTGGGGCTACAGCAACTGCATAAACATTGAAATTATCTGGCGTTCTCAgggaagagagagagaatggaACAGCATCAGGCTTTTCGGTGGGCTGTCGGTGGGTGGTTGGTAAGGCGGCCTTAACACGTCCCCACTCTGCATGTCAAATGGAAAAATAATTTGGCAACCTATTGGTCACAGCTGTGGatcaaatattattattcgGGAATAATTTATGTGAGCGTGCGTTGATTGCGGTCTCGATTAGAATAATGCGCAATAAGCAGAGATAGAAATTGTTCATCATAATGGAAAATATGCCAGTGCTTTcgattctttatttaaattttagtttatttattttcgtaaATGCATCTCGTGCATCTTAGGCTGCTTTAATTAACCAGCTAAGAGGATCAACCATACTGCTAGGATAAATGGCTGCTTGGCAACCATGGCACTTTTGGAGATTACCATAATTGCTTCCATTCCACACACCTCCTTGCATTCATTAAAATTCAAACTTGGACGCAATTGATTGAATGGCTGCCTCCATTTGCCCGTTTCCCTTTCCTTGCCGCCCTGAGTGACCATTATTCCGTCATCTCTCCCATTGCAGGTCCCTGCCCAGCCTCGTACTTCACATGCAACGATGGATTCTGCATACCGATGCGATGGAAATGCGACTCCAAGGCCGACTGTCCGGACATGTCCGATGAGGGCAGCGAGTGCGGTGAGTACCCAATGTGTCCCCCGATCCGTGTAAGTCCGGGTGGAATCCGGGAATCCACAAGAGCTGCCGAACCCCCGCTGGGGACATTAGCAGGCGGTGATTGCTTTATTATTGGTTTGACTGTTTGGTCGGAACGCTTTCTGGCCATTCCCCGTGTGTCCGTCCTAATGACAGGTGGGCGGGCCTAAAAATTCACCGCAAATACATGGCCCAAAGTACCGGGCCCATTCACCGGCTGTCCGTAGCAAATGCAATTAGTTGTCGAACCATTTTTGGCCGACAAATCCGTAGACTGAAAGCCTGTCATGGACCTTAAAAGCCAACTCTGGTCGACTGTCATTGGGAAATTTAAGCGTTTGTCCTTAACACTCTCGAGGGCTGATAAGTGGAAAAAGCCACAAGACTAAAATTAATGTGTGCCCATTTTTATCTTTCTCTGTTTTTTTTCCTCCGCTGAATGACAACGGCGAACTGCAACAATTGCTGCTGGCCCGGAGAGTTctggcatttttaatttaatttttatggcaCTGCAGCCGGAGAGAGAACGACAACGACAACTCAGACGACAAATTGTCGGCAAATATTAATGCAACAGATTATAATAAATGTGCCCGGCACATCGTTGTCATCTACATTCGCCCAACTCCCCCCACTTTCTCCTTATGTACTGCCCCCTCCCTCCGTTCGCGCAATTTCAATtaaactgaactgaactgaactgagTGCAGACATACGTActggcacacacacagagTTTATAAAGTGTTGTCATATATATAAGCCTCTTGATATATTGCATTTAAACTGGCCTCGTTACACTAGCGACAAAAAAGTTTTCTCAGATCTCCTCTCcatataaatttattcaaatttataCGCAACTTTTAAATGAGGCTTGACTTAAATGGACTCTCGGGATTTAAAAACTGTGAATATTTGAGCTTTGGCAATATTTTAGTTGCCACTTTTGAGGGAGTTATTTGATGGGGGGCGCAAACCGCTAGGGAAAATTTCAAATGCAAATACATGTGAACTTTTTTCGAAgttctaatttaaaaataggaaaTGTTTAAGCCTTAAAGGTGTAATTATTTTCTAGGTAGTTGTTTGTTAGTCTCTAGTTTTTGATTACAAATTGTAACAGTAAATGTATACCAATTTTTGGTAAATTTCGAAGAAGCTTAAGGTTTAGTTCAAAATCTATGCCCATTAATTCCTTTCCCTTCATAACTACTTTCATAATCCTTCACTTTTCTTCCAATTCCtgttttgttcaaaatgtaTTTGTTTACCATTTTCGAGTGTATCAACTTTTACGAGGTCTCTTTCTCATTTCTCTGCAAATGGAATGTGCACGGGAACAGCAGACATTACGgacaatattataatattttcctgTTTTCCTAGAGTCATACATTTGTGCTCCTTGTGAGCATTTCAGAGATGCAAATTGTTTGACACAAATAAAAGGAAAATGTGCAAAGAAGAATTCAAATAACGCGTTGTATTCTCGCCGCATTGGAGGTCCAAATCAAAGGCAGCCATGACAATGCCTTGACAGCGGATGGGTGGCATGGGTGACACTCCTTCAGGGGGTGGAGAAACCGGGATCCGGGAGGCAGGAGCACAAGGAGCGACATCCGACCGACATGCGCGACTATAACCATAAAAGCCACATTGGCGACACATGGGAACGGCCAAAAATATTTCGCTTGCCAAGAGGTTAAACTCCAGAAACAACCATTGGACGTGTCCATGTCTCCGTCTGCCGTGCTTCCGTATTCCCGTACTCCCGTACTCCCGAATTCGCGTGGCAATTTCCATGGCGCTGGCGGAGGGCAACACGGATATAATACGTAATAAGCCCAAGGGCATGCAGTCACGGGGTCCAGAGTGaagtttacattttttatttcgcCCCGAACGCAAAGAGCACGGAGCTAACAGGACCAGAAATTTTGTCAggggagcagtggagacggcGTTCTGGGATGCTGACCACCACCAAACTGGATCCCGGCATTTATTTAATCAACTCTGGCCCTCGGAAATGGTCAAAAATGATGTTGCCGGCCAAttgttaaacattttcaaGTGCCACGGGGAGTTCAACTAACTGGAAGCAAAGTCAACTCAAAAAATTAACGTTCCATTTAGCCAAGCGTATTTGTCacggttatttttttcatGGTCCTCCAAGGGTTGGCCATTGTcaccccccaaaaaaaagaatagAACTCGTTCACTTTAATAAAAGTCGAGCTAATTGGGTAATGACCATGAAGGGGAGAAGGAATGAAGGGAACCTAGGGTTATTTTCCATTTTAGAAAGCTGCGTTACCAGATGGTCGCCAAcctaatttgtttctttttaaaatgaatgTATTTCTCTGGGAAAAAATATGTGTGGTATGTTCAGTTTGCCATTTACAGATATGGGGTGCCAAATGTTAGAAGATATGTAGCCTTCCATTTTCCCAAAAGATGCAACTACCCCTATTCCCAATTAAAATTTCCCAAAATAGGAGTTACAGCTTAAAAATTGCATGCTTACCCACATTTTCGTAGTTCTCTAGGACTATAAATTACACCTTAAACCTGATAACCATATTGATGACACTTTCCAATTCCCCCCATACAACCCCATGTAACCCTTTCAAATTATAAGTGCCAGGATTACACAGTTATTTCTAGGATTTTCCACTTAAAGTGGAAGTTCAAACTTTTATATCTGCCGAAAGTTGGCCACGGCTGCCCTTGTTTGCGTGTTATTTACGATATCTCGCGAAATAATTCAGCGATTTGTACGAACAACAGCAGAAGCAACTTTTTGTTGGCCGAAAAGCGGACCAGCGAACGAGCCACCGGCCCCAATCCAAGACCACTAACAAACCCCACCATAAATCTTCATTTCGGTTATTGTTATTGTACGGGAGGAGTGGAGTGTACTGAGCTTGGTTCTGTTCTGTTTTCCAGCCGGGGCGCCCAAGTGCAACGAGGGACAGTTTCGGTGCGGGGTTACCCGCCACTGCATCCCGAACAATTGGCTCTGCGACGGGGAGTTCGACTGCGGCAAGGGCGACACATCCGACGAACTGAACTGTAAGTAAGCCGCGGGCCCTTCTAGCGCCACCCACTAAACCGCCTCCTTGCTTTCTGACTTCCTTATTTCGACCAGGTCCGAATGGCGCTACGCCCAAGTGCCGCGCCTTCGAGAGCCAGTGCCGCAACGGCGACTGCCTAGAGTTGTCCCGCTTCTGCGACGGCCGCTGGGACTGTGATAACGATGAGCTGCAATGTGGTAAGTGGGTGCAGCTGACCGAAGCGGCTAATTGGGCCGCCGAAAGCCAACTCAATCGGTTTCCGCCGGCCAATACTGCTAAACAGGGCCAGTATCATAGCGCGGCCAATTATTGTATTGATATGGAAATGTCTTAATTATCCAATTCGTAATCTAGTTGCGTAGTTATCTCAGGTACTCAAATTTAATATAGGTAATTTGTACCACGAAGTTTAAACTCCAGTTCACGATTTCATTAGTTTCCTTACTTAAATTATGAAGGTGCCTAGGATATTTGGGAAAGGGAATCAATACTAAATACAAAAATGaattcttttatattttttttagagtAATAACATTGCTATCAAATtcgtttttaaataataattcataataaaaattcattaaatgtttttagacatgtttatttaaaccaaataagaaaatagcacttcaaatttatattatcGGTTTAGTTCAACGAAAAGTTTTTTCACGTTCTTTGGTTAAAATTTGCAACGCAAGCTACGTCTTATCTCTCGCAACTTCAAAGAATGTTAgtctttattaaaaattatttttccttATTACAAAAGGACTCGTGATGATATGGccattttgaattttaaattatttaatagtaATACTTATGCCTATTGTTCATTATTATCGAGCTTATGTTAAtcaaaaaatagattttaatCTCTAAATTTGCATATGATTTCTAGGAAGAGAAAACGGACtttaatttgtaaaataatacataatacataataataataataacattaaaatagATAGACCTAATGATAAGCACTACTCCCAAACAGATAAACAGAACGCTGCCTGCGCCGCGCTGAACTGCAGCTATAACTGCAAGCTGACCCCGCAGGGGGCACGCTGCTACTGCCCCAAGAACCAGGTGCCCGAGTCGTCGAACTCCACCCGCTGCGTGGACTACGACGAGTGCTCCGAGCCGGGCACCTGTGACCAGGTGTGCCGCAACACGCCGGGCTCCTACGAGTGCTCCTGCGTCTCCGGCTATGCGAAGACCAAGGGCAGTCGCTGCCGGGCCATCAATGGTAAGGGTCACAGAAACCTCCCGGACCCAGATGCACAACCGGCTAATCCCTCTCAATTTATAGTGCCGCCAACGGAGCCGGCCACGCTGACTTTTCTTTCGCAGGACGGCATACGGCGCATCGGAACCAGTGGCGAAGTCATCGCTCCCACGGGGGCAAAGGATAATGATAAAGTTACGGATAAGGATAGGGACAAGGATGGCGAGGGCAATGAGGAACAGCTGCTGCTCACGCAACCCGTTCGCTTCGTCCACGCCTTCGACGTGTGGCATCGGAATCGCACCCTCTGCGCCCTGCACTTCAGCTGGTACGAACTGCAGATGCGGTGCCAGCGCATCGATGACGTCCGGGTCAACTGGACACTGCCCTTCTCCTCCTTCGTCTCGCCCCAGCAATGTGAGTGACCGTTTATATTGACCCCGATTGGGGTCCTTGCAAAAGGTATCCCGTTTAAGAATAGAATTTGTTTCCCATTTGTGGTGACCATCCTTAAAAATAGTTCCCATCCAAATATAAACTTGGAACTTTAccgaatttataaaaatatttataaacaaccTGGCTCTACCAAATAGTAATTAGTTCAGTAATTAAATGTTTACTATATCCTATTCGAAAATATCGATAGTATATGGATAGTATTGGATAGTATTTCTAAATAAAGCTAACTGCTATGGTTATTCATAGAGCCGCACATATTTAAGAGTATTCGAGTTATCGATGCAGAATGCTACGTTCTGGTTTTCATTGCTTGCCTTGGTCTATTTTTTCTTCACAGTCTTCACAGAACTTCGATTGGACTGGCTGTCGGGTAATTGGTATTTGGTTAGCGAGGACGATGGCCTGGTCTATCTGTGCACAAACGCAATGGCCTTCTGTCGCGTGATATTGCAGCAGGTGGATCCGCTGTCATCTTTGGCGCTGGACCCCACCAAGGGCTATATGTTTTACACGGATTGGACGCCCAGTTTGTCGCGTTCGCTGCTCGACGGCAGCAATCGCACTGTTTTGGTCACCGACCAAGTTTACCACCCGAGCAGCGTCACTCTGGACCTGGCCAATGAGTTGGTGTACTGGATTGATATCTACAAGGATGAGGTCGAACGTGTGAACTACGAGGGCCAGGACCGTTGGACCCTCAAAAGAGCACCAGATGTAAGTATTTAATGGGAAAAATATTTCCATAGAAATACCAAACTAGGTTCTcttgttaaaatattttctatttttacaTATTGGTGAAAAATTCACTTAcatctttttatttatatataaaacggattttaaattaacaatattcagaaaaaaaatcgtttactgtagcatactttttggggCTTGTGATGACTGATGTCTCTTATTCCCCTCTTTTTCAGACCCCTGTGCCATTGAAAACCATCCATGCCGTAGAGGTCTTTGAGAACTCAATTTATTTGGCAGCCTGGATGGACAAGGCCATCGTTAGCATCGATAAATTCACGCTCAAGGCCCGCGTCCTCCACGCGAATGTGAGCCGTGGTGCCAATTTAAGGATTTTCCACCGCCAAAAGCAGCCCGAGGTGGCTCATCCCTGCCGCGATAACAACGCTGGCTGCAATCAGATCTGTGTGCCCCAGTGGACGAAAGGATTCGCCAGCGCCAAATGCCTGTGCACCGCCGGGTATAAGTTGCACAATCAGACGACCTGCCTGCTCTCCGCCCTCGACAAATTTCTGGTCTACAGCGACAAGCACCTGGCTAGGATCAGCGGAGTACCGCTGGACACCGAGCAAGTGCAGCAGCTGGAGCAAATTGGTGAGCAACCAGATGTCATGGTACCGGTGTACAATGTCTCCAAAACCCTGGCCATCGATGTAAACGTGCGCGGCAAGGCGGTGTTCTATGTGGTCGCTGACTCGGATGCGAGTCTCGCCGGAAAAGAGGAACCCTTGTGCAGCATCCGGAGTCAGTCGCTCAACGGCAGTGTCTCCCGACTGCTGACCCACGGTCTGAAGAAGGTCCACGCCCTGGCCTTCGATTGGATCAACGATCACCTGTACTGGTCCAGCCACCGGAGCCTGCAGGTGGCTCCTTTAAAAAATCTGAGCAAGGTGCTTACCTTCAGCACCGACTGCGATGCCATGTAAGTGTGGTTGATGATATAATGTAACCCAGAGTTTCTTACAAATGAATCATATTTTAAAGGTCCCTGGAACTGGACCCCACGACCGGGCTGCTCTACTGGACGCAGTGGGAGTCGCAATCCTGCGAGGCCGGCATCTACAGCGCCTGGATGGATGGCACTCACAAGGAGCTGCTGGCCAAGGGCACCGGTGCGATACCCATGAAATGGCCCCGCAGCCTGGACGTCGATCGCCGCACCAAGGAGCTGTACTGGTGCGATATCCGGTTGGGCACCATTGAAGTCATGAAGCTGGATGGCACCGGGCGGGAGGTGCTCTTCAAGTCGGACCAGTTCCATCCCTACTCAATGGTGCAGTACAATGGACTGATTTACTGGGCTGACAACAGGAATTCCACCATTTGGCGTTTCCACGCGCACCAGGCCAACCTGTCCAGCACATTTAGCTCAACGGTGCATTTACAGAGAACCGGAAGAGCTGCAGATCTGCGGATCTTCGATGTGGCCACTCAACCAATGCCCCAAACACCCAGTGCCTGTGCGCAGTCCAAGTGTCCGGGAATGTGTTTGAACACTCCGAAAGGCGCCATATGTCGCTGTCCCGATGGGTTTACGCTCAACGGCACTGGCAGCCACTGCATCCCCCAGCTGGCTCCGTCTCCCATTCGTCCCAATTGCACCTCGGGATTCATCTGCCGCAGCACGCGACAGTGCCTCGATAGCAAGGACATGTGCGACGGATTCGACGACTGTGAAGATGGCATCGAC contains:
- the LOC119551825 gene encoding protein nemuri translates to MSLKWLLLVALVALLSIGTGTSAKPRRTTIQARPSPEQLSLLQRLNARYYAVQQDEEDGDDIKEHEEDLANDADEDEDEEEGNDARDEAEEGDEDEVIQNLDNKKLTSNTAYPKTKTGLKHQQAVEEQEQEEEPTDEVQDLVEPQQELEQKSELSRAEPVNRRRGGRRNGRKGRGRKNRRGGNRRCGAKGRRGRRGQRKRTPSKRSGNKRRTGNKNKRQGQKNKAAAIKTTAAPATKVA